DNA sequence from the Oscillatoria sp. FACHB-1406 genome:
AAGATGACTTTCTCAGAAAAACTTCTCATTGCTTGGGTGGGTTTGCGAGGATCGGTTCCGATTGTCCTCGCAACCTTTCCTCTATCTGTAGGAATCGAGCAAGCTGGAGAAATCTTTGTAGTTGTCAGTTTTATCGTGGTTATGTCTGTCTTTATCCAGGGGTTATCTTTACCCGTGATTGCTCGGCGACTCGGGTTAGTTGTCAATTAACAGAAAGGCGTTATGTCTCTATTCAAAAGATACTGTATTTGGCAGCAATTAATGGTAGCAGTATTTTTAATCGGGTTAATCTCCTGCTCTAATGGCACTTTTAACGGCAGTGAAAGACAGCAACAAAATCGAATAGACCAGCTTCAAAGCATCCCATTAAATTCTCAAAAAATTGTGAGAGGTCAGACGGTATATGTGCCGATCTATTCTCATATCTACTACTACAATAGACAAGAGCATACCCTGAATTTATCTGCTACCCTCAGTATTCGCAATACCGATCTGACAAATTCAATTATTATTACTGCTGTACGTTACTACGACACGAACGGTCAACTGCTCGAGCAGTTTATTAAAAATCCCGTGGAACTTAAGCCCCTCGCATCCACAG
Encoded proteins:
- a CDS encoding DUF3124 domain-containing protein; translated protein: MSLFKRYCIWQQLMVAVFLIGLISCSNGTFNGSERQQQNRIDQLQSIPLNSQKIVRGQTVYVPIYSHIYYYNRQEHTLNLSATLSIRNTDLTNSIIITAVRYYDTNGQLLEQFIKNPVELKPLASTDVFIGENDVTGGLGANFIVEWAAEKQVYEPVIEAVMISTASAQGISFVSPGRVLQEYSQKN